From Coccinella septempunctata chromosome 4, icCocSept1.1, whole genome shotgun sequence, a single genomic window includes:
- the LOC123311254 gene encoding juvenile hormone acid O-methyltransferase-like, producing MANRSLKYFHYGKYHLEKVGHEYANYIKSGNLLKNGPWSVMDIGCGSGRVLQEVLIPLLKPSISEIVGIDMDSNMIEFCRSKNQNPMVSFHTMNITDEKIPLYLQNRFDVLFSSYCFSHVRNLRLGFENCSKLLKKNGELFFIFQYKTHALYTTYKKMSGIYKWKLFTKEYNSFAPHFIGAEPEVELKSIIKDAGLTPLHHKFEPDFCIDLTKRQLLGIYESLDAKIDELPEDLQKDYRRDFLEIMSEVTNVDFVDQDSLDESIKFNVPTVCLHVKNIDL from the exons ATGGCCAACagatcactgaaatattttcattatggaAAATATCATCTCGAAAAGGTTGGTCACGAATACGCGAATTATATAAAATCCGGCAATTTACTGAAGAATGGTCCATGGAGTGTGATGGACATTGGATGTGGTAGTGGTCGAGTGTTGCAGGAAGTATTAATCCCATTATTAAAACCCAGTATCTCAGAGATCGTTGGAATTGACATGGATTCGAATATGATCGAATTTTGTCGTTCAAAGAATCAAAACCCGATGGTATCTTTCCATACAATGAATATTACTGATGAAAAGATACCACTATACTTACAGAATAGATTCGATGTACTCTTCTCATCCTATTGTTTCTCTCACGTGAGAAACTTGAG GTTAGGATTCGAAAACTGCTCCAAATTGCTGAAGAAAAATGGagaattgtttttcatttttcagtacAAAACTCATGCACTTTATACAACTTATAAAAAAATGAGTGGTATCTACAAATGGAAGCTATTCACTAAAGAATACAACAGTTTTGCTCCACATTTTATTGGTGCAGAACCTGAGGTAGAGTTGAAAAGTATCATCAAAGATGCAGGTTTGACTCCACTTCATCATAAGTTTGAACCTGATTTTTGCATCGACTTAACCAAGAGACAACTTCTGG GTATTTACGAGTCTTTGGATGCTAAAATCGATGAACTGCCAGAAGATCTACAGAAGGATTATAGAAGGGATTTCCTGGAGATTATGAGTGAAGTAACTAATGTAGATTTTGTAGATCAAGACTCACTGGACGAATCGATAAAATTCAATGTTCCTACGGTGTGTTTGCATGTCAAGAATATAGATTTGTGA